The following are encoded together in the Pseudodesulfovibrio indicus genome:
- a CDS encoding helix-turn-helix domain-containing protein, producing the protein MDSRDVPKPPKLLTVREVADYLRVHQRTAYRLITGGDIKAVKIGSQWRVPEQSLMEFIESGMNAPVPTGKKEREPDQFKLPLD; encoded by the coding sequence ATGGACAGCAGAGATGTTCCCAAGCCGCCCAAACTCCTCACCGTGCGTGAGGTCGCGGACTATTTGCGGGTCCATCAGCGGACTGCCTACAGGTTGATCACGGGCGGCGACATCAAGGCCGTGAAGATCGGGTCCCAATGGCGGGTACCGGAACAAAGCTTGATGGAATTCATCGAGAGTGGAATGAATGCGCCTGTTCCAACGGGCAAAAAGGAACGGGAGCCGGATCAGTTCAAACTCCCACTGGATTAA
- a CDS encoding ATP-dependent 6-phosphofructokinase encodes MKELDFATRIDHLGKPNIKSPLGNVRFVDEGSPVTLMLTSGELTELDADVLQKDFEKAGPREHIYFDPSKVKCAIVTCGGICPGINDVIRAIVMEAHHRYGIRHVLGITNGLRGFIPEYGYDVKSLTPEVVSHIHQFGGTILGSSRGLQEAEEIVDSLERLNVNILFVIGGDGAMRAAKSIVEEVSQRKRKIAVIGIPKTIDNDINFITRSFGFDTAVEKGAEVIQCAHVEATGVDMGVGLVKLMGREAGFIAAQATLAMQEVNFLLVPEVPFTLEGQGGLLEAVEKRLKERKHSLIVCAEGAGQDLVGGEPERDPSGNPKLGDICGLIQQSLKNHFNDKGQEINLKFIDPSYLIRSVPANASDRVYCGFLGQNAMHAAMAGKTGMVITRLKSSMVHLPLDLVAVKRRRINTNSDWWCSVMEATGQREYMK; translated from the coding sequence TCGTGGATGAGGGTTCGCCCGTGACCCTCATGCTCACCTCCGGCGAGCTGACGGAGCTGGATGCCGATGTTCTCCAAAAGGACTTCGAGAAGGCCGGGCCGCGCGAGCACATCTATTTCGACCCGTCCAAGGTCAAGTGCGCCATCGTCACCTGCGGCGGCATCTGCCCGGGCATCAACGACGTCATCAGGGCCATCGTCATGGAGGCCCACCACCGCTACGGCATCCGCCACGTACTCGGCATCACCAACGGGCTGCGCGGGTTCATCCCAGAGTACGGCTACGACGTGAAGTCGCTGACCCCTGAGGTCGTGTCCCACATCCACCAGTTCGGCGGAACCATCCTCGGCTCGTCGCGCGGGTTGCAGGAGGCCGAGGAGATCGTTGACTCCCTGGAGCGGCTCAACGTCAACATCCTCTTCGTCATCGGCGGCGACGGGGCCATGCGCGCCGCCAAATCCATCGTCGAGGAAGTTTCACAGCGCAAGCGGAAGATCGCGGTCATCGGCATCCCCAAGACCATCGACAACGACATCAACTTCATCACCCGCTCCTTCGGCTTCGACACCGCGGTGGAAAAGGGGGCGGAGGTCATTCAGTGCGCCCACGTCGAGGCCACGGGCGTGGACATGGGCGTCGGCCTGGTCAAGCTCATGGGCCGCGAGGCCGGGTTCATCGCGGCCCAGGCCACCCTGGCCATGCAGGAGGTCAACTTCCTCCTGGTCCCGGAGGTCCCCTTCACCCTGGAAGGCCAAGGCGGTTTGCTGGAGGCCGTTGAAAAGCGGCTGAAGGAGCGCAAGCACTCGCTGATCGTCTGCGCCGAGGGCGCCGGTCAGGACCTGGTGGGCGGCGAACCGGAGCGTGATCCGTCCGGCAACCCCAAGCTGGGCGACATCTGCGGCCTGATCCAGCAGAGCCTCAAGAACCATTTCAACGACAAGGGCCAGGAGATCAACCTGAAATTCATTGATCCCAGCTATTTGATCCGTTCTGTCCCGGCCAATGCCAGCGACCGGGTCTATTGCGGATTCCTCGGTCAGAACGCCATGCACGCGGCCATGGCCGGAAAGACCGGCATGGTCATCACCCGGCTCAAGTCGAGCATGGTCCACCTGCCGCTGGACCTGGTGGCCGTGAAGCGGCGGCGCATCAATACCAACTCCGACTGGTGGTGCTCCGTCATGGAGGCCACGGGTCAGCGCGAGTACATGAAGTAG
- a CDS encoding MarR family winged helix-turn-helix transcriptional regulator codes for MDYNAEHQFASSMAKFNRLYARALANRLQPHGVLPGYLDILFRLWAKDGVTQKALHGLLDVEQATLSNSLARMERDGLLTRTRNPKDRRQTVIRLTQQGRGLQKIVLAAIDDLQSVVNQGLTINDRKYFRRILKQMTGRLEDDLQETVLVLLDEVDH; via the coding sequence GTGGATTACAACGCGGAACATCAGTTCGCTTCCTCCATGGCCAAGTTCAACCGCCTCTATGCGCGGGCCTTGGCCAATCGGCTCCAACCGCACGGGGTCCTGCCCGGCTATCTGGATATTCTTTTCCGATTGTGGGCAAAGGACGGCGTGACCCAGAAGGCGCTGCACGGCCTGCTCGACGTGGAGCAGGCCACGCTGTCCAATTCCCTGGCCCGCATGGAACGGGACGGGCTCTTGACCAGAACCCGAAACCCCAAGGACCGGAGACAGACCGTTATCCGCCTCACGCAACAGGGCAGGGGGCTGCAAAAAATCGTGCTGGCCGCCATCGACGACCTCCAGTCCGTGGTCAACCAGGGGCTGACCATCAATGACCGAAAATACTTCCGCAGAATTCTTAAACAAATGACCGGACGCCTCGAAGACGACCTTCAGGAAACCGTGCTCGTCCTCCTGGACGAAGTAGACCACTGA